Proteins encoded within one genomic window of Nonomuraea gerenzanensis:
- a CDS encoding amino acid ABC transporter permease codes for MADQPKTAEPGRARLSPRKKQRISRGIQYVVLAAALVAVVLYADWPSLAQNFAKVDVAKEALPELFTIALRNTIIYTVGGFVFAFVLGLVLALMRLSQVRPYRWISIIYIEIFRGLPALLIFLLIVFLPLALPGFEVPGGTYGQGILGLGLVGAAYQAEIFRAGLQAVPKGQTEAARSLGMSATRAQITVVIPQAIRMVIPPTTNQFVALLKDSSLVLFLGVSGEYVELAKFGNDLASQYANATPIMVAGVTYLIVTIPLGYLASRLEGRKGRTR; via the coding sequence CAGCGGATCAGCCGGGGCATCCAGTACGTCGTACTGGCCGCCGCGCTCGTCGCCGTCGTACTGTACGCCGACTGGCCCAGCCTCGCGCAGAACTTCGCCAAGGTCGACGTGGCGAAGGAGGCGCTGCCCGAGCTGTTCACCATCGCGCTGCGCAACACGATCATCTACACGGTGGGCGGGTTCGTCTTCGCGTTCGTGCTGGGCCTGGTGCTGGCGCTCATGCGGCTCTCGCAGGTCCGGCCGTACCGCTGGATCTCGATCATCTACATCGAGATCTTCCGCGGGCTGCCCGCGCTGCTGATCTTCCTGCTGATCGTGTTCCTGCCGCTGGCGCTGCCGGGCTTCGAGGTGCCCGGCGGCACGTACGGACAGGGCATTCTCGGGCTCGGCCTGGTCGGCGCCGCCTACCAGGCGGAGATCTTCAGGGCGGGCCTGCAGGCCGTGCCCAAGGGACAGACGGAGGCGGCCAGGTCGCTCGGCATGTCGGCCACCCGCGCCCAGATCACCGTGGTGATCCCGCAGGCCATCCGCATGGTCATCCCGCCGACCACCAACCAGTTCGTGGCGCTGCTCAAGGACTCGTCGCTGGTGCTGTTCCTGGGCGTGTCCGGCGAGTACGTCGAGCTGGCCAAGTTCGGCAACGACCTGGCCTCCCAGTACGCCAACGCCACGCCCATCATGGTCGCCGGCGTGACGTACCTGATCGTCACCATCCCGCTGGGTTACCTCGCGTCCCGGCTGGAGGGGCGCAAGGGGAGGACGCGATGA
- a CDS encoding amino acid ABC transporter ATP-binding protein: MTTHAIELRDLHKHFGKNEVLKGIDMTVDPGQVVCVIGPSGSGKSTLLRCVNLLETPTRGKVFVEGVEVTDPDVDIDAVRRRIGMVFQSFNLFPHMTALQNVMIAQQRVLKRGKREAEIVARDNLDKVGVGAKCDSLPGQLSGGQQQRVAIARALAMNPSLMLFDEPTSALDPELVGDVLTVMRKLAEEGMTMLVVTHEMGFARQVADRVVFMDGGVVVEDGVPAQVIGDPQQERTRTFLHRVLHPED; this comes from the coding sequence ATGACCACGCACGCCATCGAGCTGCGCGACCTGCACAAGCACTTCGGCAAGAACGAGGTGCTCAAGGGCATCGACATGACCGTGGACCCGGGCCAGGTGGTCTGCGTCATCGGCCCGTCGGGCTCGGGCAAGTCCACGCTGCTGCGCTGCGTGAACCTGCTGGAGACGCCCACCAGGGGCAAGGTGTTCGTGGAAGGTGTCGAGGTCACCGACCCCGACGTGGACATCGACGCCGTACGCCGCCGCATCGGCATGGTCTTCCAGTCGTTCAACCTGTTCCCGCACATGACGGCGCTGCAGAACGTCATGATCGCTCAGCAGCGGGTGCTGAAGCGCGGCAAGCGGGAGGCGGAGATCGTCGCCCGCGACAACCTCGACAAGGTCGGCGTCGGCGCCAAGTGCGACTCGCTGCCCGGCCAGCTCTCGGGCGGCCAGCAGCAGCGGGTCGCGATCGCCAGGGCCCTGGCCATGAACCCCAGCCTGATGCTCTTCGACGAGCCCACCTCGGCGCTCGACCCCGAGCTGGTCGGCGACGTGCTCACCGTCATGCGCAAGCTGGCGGAGGAGGGCATGACCATGCTCGTGGTCACCCACGAGATGGGCTTCGCGCGGCAGGTGGCCGACCGGGTGGTGTTCATGGACGGTGGCGTGGTCGTCGAGGACGGCGTTCCGGCGCAGGTCATCGGCGACCCGCAGCAGGAGCGCACCCGCACGTTCCTGCACCGCGTCCTGCACCCCGAGGACTAG
- a CDS encoding CGNR zinc finger domain-containing protein — MDLTSYAEWAVRLANDPDPPPELRRLRDELAAVFDAAGDDRAVAERLNALLARYPVRPQLSDHDGHDWHLHLAEDPAATAVMGLAAVVAELGVDRLGRCREPHCGLAFLDTSTNRSRRYCSPRCASRANVAAFRARRRNGT, encoded by the coding sequence ATGGACCTCACCTCTTACGCCGAGTGGGCGGTCCGGCTGGCCAACGATCCTGACCCGCCGCCCGAGCTCCGCCGGCTGCGCGACGAGCTGGCCGCCGTGTTCGACGCGGCCGGCGACGACCGTGCCGTGGCCGAGCGGCTGAACGCCCTGCTGGCGCGCTATCCCGTACGCCCCCAGCTCTCCGACCACGACGGCCACGACTGGCACCTCCACCTGGCCGAGGACCCGGCCGCGACCGCCGTCATGGGCCTGGCCGCGGTCGTCGCCGAGCTGGGCGTGGACCGGCTCGGGCGGTGCCGCGAGCCGCACTGCGGCCTGGCCTTCCTCGACACCTCCACCAACCGCTCCCGCCGCTACTGCTCCCCCCGCTGCGCCAGCCGCGCCAACGTCGCCGCCTTCCGCGCCCGCCGCCGCAACGGCACCTGA
- a CDS encoding S24 family peptidase, protein MTMRVRVEGDSMRPALVPGDWLLVRRGATVHPGDLVVARLPDDPDRLIVKRAQWHGADGWWLESDNQRASGRRDSWDFGPVQDIVGRVVLRYWPLLRRAPGKR, encoded by the coding sequence ATGACGATGAGAGTGCGTGTCGAAGGGGATTCGATGCGGCCCGCGCTGGTGCCCGGAGACTGGCTCCTCGTGCGCCGGGGAGCCACCGTGCATCCCGGTGATCTCGTGGTGGCGAGGCTGCCCGACGATCCCGATCGGCTCATCGTCAAGCGGGCGCAGTGGCACGGGGCCGACGGGTGGTGGCTGGAGAGCGACAACCAGCGGGCCAGCGGGCGGCGGGACAGCTGGGACTTCGGGCCCGTGCAGGACATCGTGGGGCGCGTGGTGCTGCGTTACTGGCCGCTGCTGCGCAGGGCTCCCGGCAAGCGCTGA
- the sodN gene encoding superoxide dismutase, Ni, translated as MLARLLRPKHVASAHCDLPCGVYDPAQARIEAESVKAIMEKYAANEDPVFRARAIKIKEERAELVKHHLWVLWTDYFKPPHLEQYPQLHQLFWDATKLAGAAGAKGTVDVAKAEDLLGKIDEISKIFWETKAA; from the coding sequence ATGCTCGCACGACTGCTACGACCCAAGCATGTCGCTTCCGCACACTGCGACCTGCCCTGTGGGGTCTACGACCCCGCTCAGGCCCGTATCGAGGCCGAGTCGGTCAAGGCGATCATGGAGAAGTACGCGGCCAACGAGGACCCGGTCTTCCGCGCCCGCGCCATCAAGATCAAGGAGGAGCGGGCCGAGCTGGTCAAGCACCACCTCTGGGTGCTGTGGACCGACTACTTCAAGCCCCCGCACCTCGAGCAGTACCCTCAGCTCCACCAGCTCTTCTGGGACGCCACGAAGCTCGCGGGCGCCGCGGGCGCCAAGGGCACCGTGGACGTCGCCAAGGCCGAGGACCTGCTGGGCAAGATCGACGAAATCTCCAAGATCTTCTGGGAGACCAAGGCCGCCTAA
- a CDS encoding ATP-binding protein, which yields MTEETETRAEGVAGIRDVVSIRLPAASAYLSVLRTATAGLAARLDFTLDEIEDLRIAVDEACAMLLNEAVPGTDLTAEFELTGQEMQVRVEVATVGSSAPKRDDFAWMVLTALADDVDAVTDSPDRMAIVLRKRRGAARPA from the coding sequence GTGACCGAGGAAACCGAGACGCGCGCGGAAGGCGTGGCAGGCATCCGTGACGTGGTGAGCATCAGGCTCCCCGCGGCGAGCGCCTACCTGTCTGTGCTGCGTACGGCTACCGCCGGCCTGGCGGCGCGGCTTGACTTCACCCTGGACGAGATCGAGGACCTGCGGATCGCGGTCGACGAGGCCTGCGCCATGCTTCTCAACGAAGCGGTGCCCGGCACCGACCTCACCGCGGAGTTCGAGCTCACCGGGCAGGAGATGCAGGTCAGGGTCGAGGTGGCGACTGTCGGCAGCTCCGCGCCCAAGCGCGACGACTTCGCCTGGATGGTGCTGACCGCCCTGGCCGACGACGTCGACGCGGTGACCGACTCCCCCGATCGCATGGCGATCGTCCTGCGTAAGCGCCGAGGCGCAGCGAGGCCGGCGTGA
- a CDS encoding RNA polymerase sigma factor SigF codes for MATSEHAVPDRVRARMLFAELAELGPEEPRRQRIRDELVELHLPLVEYLARRFRNRGEWLDDLTQVATIGLIKSIDRFDLNRGVEFSTYATPTIVGEIKRHFRDKGWAVRVPRRLQELKLSLTKAISDLSQREGRAPTVAELASYLKMTEEEVLEGLESANAYSTVSLDAPDSGDDDAPAVSDSLGIVDESLEGVEYRESLKPLLERLPPREKRILLLRFFGNMTQSQIATELGISQMHVSRLLARTLAQLREGLTADD; via the coding sequence ATGGCCACCAGCGAACACGCCGTGCCCGACAGGGTGCGCGCCCGCATGCTCTTCGCCGAGCTGGCCGAGCTGGGCCCCGAGGAGCCGCGCCGCCAGCGCATCAGGGATGAGCTGGTCGAGCTTCACCTTCCCCTGGTCGAATACCTGGCTCGCCGCTTCCGCAACAGGGGCGAGTGGCTCGACGACCTCACCCAGGTCGCCACCATCGGGTTGATCAAATCCATCGACCGGTTCGACCTGAACCGGGGGGTGGAGTTCTCCACCTACGCCACGCCCACCATCGTCGGCGAGATCAAGCGGCACTTCCGCGACAAGGGCTGGGCGGTCCGCGTGCCGCGCAGGCTGCAAGAGCTGAAGCTCTCGCTGACCAAGGCGATAAGCGATCTGTCCCAGCGCGAGGGCCGCGCCCCGACCGTCGCGGAGCTGGCCTCCTACCTCAAGATGACCGAGGAGGAGGTGCTGGAGGGGCTCGAGTCGGCCAACGCGTACTCCACCGTCTCCCTGGACGCGCCCGACTCCGGCGACGACGACGCCCCCGCGGTGTCCGACTCGCTCGGCATCGTGGACGAGTCGCTGGAGGGCGTCGAGTACCGCGAGTCGCTCAAGCCGCTGCTCGAACGGCTGCCGCCGCGCGAGAAGCGCATCCTGCTGCTGCGCTTCTTCGGCAACATGACGCAGTCGCAGATCGCCACCGAGCTGGGCATCTCGCAGATGCACGTCTCGCGGCTGCTCGCCCGCACGCTGGCGCAGCTGCGCGAGGGCCTGACCGCCGACGACTGA
- a CDS encoding diacylglycerol/lipid kinase family protein has protein sequence MRAMLLVNPKATTTNARTRDVLIRALGAAVELTVEETRYRGHAASLSATALAKGYDVVAVLGGDGTINEAVNGLLNPVNGEDPAHSADPSAGRPGLIVIPGGSANVFARALGLPNDPVESTGQVLEALREGRRRTVGLGQALWEGQSRYFTFCSGMGYDAEVVRAVEGLRGTGRKATPARYVNTALRHYLATDKRHPAMTVTGPGLPPAEGVFMAIVSNTSPWTYVGSRPVRPTPWASFETGLDLLGMRRMGPMTLAKVIRHILTESDILPSGRHLVQMHDEAELTLTADRPVAFQLDGDYLGEREIVTFRSTPNALQVLV, from the coding sequence ATGCGCGCCATGCTGCTGGTCAACCCCAAAGCCACGACCACGAACGCCCGTACGCGGGACGTGCTCATCCGCGCACTCGGCGCGGCGGTCGAGCTCACGGTCGAGGAGACCCGCTACCGGGGCCATGCCGCGTCGCTGTCGGCCACCGCGCTGGCCAAGGGCTACGACGTGGTCGCGGTGCTCGGCGGCGACGGCACGATCAACGAGGCCGTCAACGGCCTGCTGAACCCGGTCAACGGCGAGGACCCCGCCCACAGCGCCGACCCCAGCGCCGGCCGCCCCGGGCTGATCGTCATCCCCGGCGGCAGCGCGAACGTCTTCGCCCGCGCCCTCGGCCTGCCGAACGACCCGGTCGAGTCCACCGGCCAGGTGCTGGAGGCACTCAGGGAGGGCCGGCGCAGGACCGTGGGTTTGGGCCAAGCCCTATGGGAGGGGCAGAGCCGCTACTTCACCTTCTGCTCGGGCATGGGCTACGACGCCGAGGTTGTACGCGCCGTGGAAGGCCTCAGGGGGACCGGGCGTAAGGCTACCCCTGCACGGTATGTGAACACGGCTCTGAGGCACTATCTGGCCACGGACAAGCGGCATCCCGCGATGACGGTGACCGGCCCCGGCCTCCCGCCGGCCGAGGGCGTGTTCATGGCGATCGTCTCCAACACCTCACCGTGGACGTACGTGGGCAGCCGCCCGGTCCGGCCCACCCCGTGGGCGAGCTTCGAGACGGGGCTCGATCTGCTCGGCATGCGGCGCATGGGGCCGATGACCCTGGCGAAGGTGATCCGCCACATCCTCACGGAGAGTGACATCCTTCCGTCCGGCCGGCACCTCGTCCAGATGCACGACGAGGCCGAGCTGACGCTCACCGCCGACCGCCCTGTGGCCTTCCAGCTGGACGGCGACTACCTGGGAGAACGGGAAATCGTAACATTCCGGTCTACACCGAACGCGTTACAAGTTCTGGTCTAG
- a CDS encoding WhiB family transcriptional regulator, giving the protein MDWRHRAACRDVDPELFFPIGNTGPALMQIEEAKQVCRSCSAVEACLKWALESGQDAGVWGGLSEDERRALKRRTARARARATA; this is encoded by the coding sequence ATGGACTGGCGCCACCGAGCTGCCTGCCGTGACGTGGACCCCGAGCTGTTCTTCCCGATCGGCAACACCGGCCCGGCACTCATGCAGATCGAGGAGGCCAAGCAGGTCTGCCGTTCGTGCTCGGCCGTCGAGGCCTGCCTGAAGTGGGCGCTGGAGTCCGGCCAGGACGCCGGCGTCTGGGGCGGCCTGAGCGAGGACGAGCGCCGCGCGCTCAAGCGTCGCACCGCCCGGGCCCGCGCCCGCGCCACCGCCTGA
- a CDS encoding PAS domain-containing sensor histidine kinase, with translation MPTLSDLVARHTALDEADLDWLHSLVSDWQLLADLSFADLILWAPLLGESGWIAIAQMRPTTGPTVYHDDIVGTVAARGERGLIDTAWNERRICREGDPDWSTGVPVREETIPVRRAVEGGEGRFLAVIQRSTNLSSARTPSRLELTYLQSASDLAQMVAEGRFPFSGEEPILVRSPRVGDGLLRLDRAGRVTYASPNALSAYRRLGLHADLVGAELGRVTATLCYSDEPINEDLMIVASGRAAKETEVESGGTIVQLRAIPLIVGGGRIGALVLIRDVTELRRRERELMTKDATIREIHHRVKNNLQTVAALLRLQARRLQVPEGREALEEAVRRVGSIAIVHETLSHAPEEFVDFDEIADRVIAMAGEVSSPEVAVTPRRVGAFGVLPSLIATPLAMALTELLQNALQHGRPKRLEVVVEPAHERLNVTVWDDGRGLPGGFDLDSSTSLGLQIVRTLVEGELSGRLTIEPRLEGGTEVVLSIPLPPG, from the coding sequence GTGCCGACTCTCAGCGACCTCGTAGCCCGCCACACAGCGCTCGACGAGGCGGACCTCGACTGGCTGCACTCGCTGGTCTCCGACTGGCAGCTGCTGGCCGACCTGTCGTTCGCCGACCTCATCCTGTGGGCGCCGCTGCTGGGGGAGAGCGGCTGGATCGCGATCGCCCAGATGCGCCCGACGACCGGCCCGACCGTCTACCACGACGACATCGTCGGCACCGTGGCGGCCAGGGGCGAGCGCGGCCTGATCGACACGGCCTGGAACGAGCGCCGCATCTGCCGTGAGGGCGACCCCGACTGGTCCACCGGGGTCCCCGTCCGCGAGGAGACCATCCCCGTGCGCCGGGCGGTCGAGGGCGGCGAGGGCCGCTTCCTGGCGGTCATCCAGCGCTCCACGAACCTGTCCTCGGCCCGCACGCCGTCCCGCCTGGAGCTGACCTACCTGCAGAGCGCCTCCGACCTGGCGCAGATGGTGGCGGAGGGCCGCTTCCCGTTCTCCGGCGAGGAGCCGATCCTGGTGCGCTCGCCGCGCGTCGGCGACGGCCTGCTCAGGCTCGACAGGGCCGGGCGCGTCACGTACGCCTCGCCGAACGCGCTGTCCGCCTACCGGCGGCTCGGCCTGCACGCGGACCTGGTCGGCGCCGAGCTGGGCCGGGTCACCGCGACGCTGTGCTATTCGGACGAGCCGATCAACGAGGACCTCATGATCGTGGCCAGCGGGCGCGCGGCCAAGGAGACCGAGGTCGAGTCCGGCGGCACGATCGTGCAGCTCAGGGCCATCCCGCTGATCGTCGGCGGCGGCCGCATCGGCGCTCTCGTGCTCATCAGGGACGTGACCGAGCTGCGCCGGCGCGAGCGCGAGCTGATGACCAAGGACGCCACGATCCGCGAGATCCACCACCGGGTCAAGAACAACCTGCAGACGGTGGCCGCGCTGCTGCGGCTCCAGGCCAGGCGGCTTCAGGTGCCCGAGGGGCGGGAGGCGCTTGAGGAGGCGGTGCGCCGGGTCGGGTCGATCGCGATCGTGCACGAGACGCTGTCGCACGCGCCCGAGGAGTTCGTCGACTTCGACGAGATCGCCGACCGGGTCATCGCGATGGCGGGGGAGGTGTCGTCGCCGGAGGTGGCGGTCACGCCGCGCCGCGTGGGGGCGTTCGGGGTGCTGCCCTCGCTCATCGCCACGCCGCTGGCCATGGCGCTGACCGAGCTGCTGCAGAACGCGTTGCAGCACGGACGGCCCAAGCGGCTGGAGGTGGTGGTCGAGCCCGCGCACGAGCGGCTCAACGTGACCGTCTGGGACGACGGCCGCGGCCTGCCCGGCGGCTTCGACCTCGACAGCTCCACCAGTCTGGGGCTGCAGATCGTGCGGACCCTGGTCGAGGGGGAGCTGTCCGGGCGGCTCACCATTGAGCCGCGCCTGGAAGGCGGCACGGAGGTCGTCCTGTCGATCCCGCTCCCGCCCGGCTGA
- a CDS encoding GntR family transcriptional regulator encodes MTDDSPRVPKYYDVKRALLELTKTLPPGTALPPERTLAVRFETSRTTVRQALTELVVEGRLLRIQGKGTFVAQPKVAQVLQLTSYIGDLRTAGLEPDTKILEIGYITADEPLARRLAINPGGRVLRIHRLRLANGEPVSIDTTHLSARRFPRLRRELEVHASLYETLHNAYNVRLTDAEEIIETVLATPYDAKALGVDVGLPMLLLTRHAFDADGNPVEWAQSLYRGDRYKFVTRLRRP; translated from the coding sequence GTGACAGACGACAGCCCCCGCGTTCCGAAGTACTACGACGTGAAACGGGCCCTGCTCGAGCTCACCAAGACCCTGCCCCCCGGCACGGCGCTGCCGCCCGAGCGCACGCTCGCCGTGCGGTTCGAGACCTCCCGCACCACGGTGAGGCAGGCGCTGACCGAGCTGGTCGTCGAGGGCAGGCTGCTGCGCATCCAGGGCAAGGGCACGTTCGTGGCGCAGCCCAAGGTGGCGCAGGTGCTGCAGCTGACCTCCTACATCGGGGATCTGCGCACGGCCGGGCTGGAGCCGGACACCAAGATCCTGGAGATCGGCTACATCACCGCCGACGAGCCGCTCGCCCGCCGCCTGGCCATCAACCCGGGCGGGCGCGTGCTGCGCATCCACCGGCTCAGGCTCGCCAACGGCGAGCCGGTCTCGATCGACACCACCCACCTGTCCGCGCGCCGCTTCCCCCGCCTGCGGCGCGAGCTGGAGGTGCACGCGTCCCTGTACGAGACGCTGCACAACGCCTACAACGTCCGGCTGACCGACGCCGAGGAGATCATCGAGACGGTCCTGGCGACCCCCTACGACGCCAAGGCGCTCGGCGTGGACGTCGGCCTGCCGATGCTGCTGCTCACCCGGCACGCCTTCGACGCCGACGGCAACCCCGTCGAGTGGGCGCAGTCGCTCTACCGCGGCGACCGGTACAAGTTCGTCACCCGCCTGCGCCGCCCATGA
- the bioD gene encoding dethiobiotin synthase has product MSVLVVTGTGTGVGKTVVTAALSALALARGSAAAVVKPAQTGLAAGEPGDVDEVIRLSGVTTTFELARFPGVLPPAAAARAAGVPPVSLSTVAGLVRELAESNRLVLVDGTGGLLDRYDEEGATLADLARALRAQVLVVVRACRDTVNHTALTLESLAHHGLDLAGIVIGRWPATPGPTACGSVADLEMLAARPLAGALPEGLGGLRGRQEFAAAAREGLGVTLGGSFDPVSFRQRHSL; this is encoded by the coding sequence ATGAGCGTCCTGGTCGTCACGGGCACCGGCACCGGTGTGGGCAAGACGGTCGTGACGGCGGCGCTGAGCGCGCTGGCGCTGGCGCGCGGGTCCGCTGCGGCGGTGGTCAAGCCCGCGCAGACCGGGCTGGCGGCCGGCGAGCCGGGCGACGTGGACGAGGTCATCCGGCTGTCCGGCGTCACCACCACCTTCGAGCTGGCCCGCTTCCCGGGCGTGCTGCCGCCCGCCGCGGCGGCCAGGGCGGCGGGAGTGCCGCCCGTGTCGCTGTCCACGGTCGCCGGGCTGGTGCGGGAGCTGGCCGAGAGCAACCGCCTCGTCCTCGTGGACGGCACCGGCGGGCTGCTCGACCGCTACGACGAGGAGGGCGCCACCCTCGCCGACCTCGCCCGCGCCCTGCGCGCGCAGGTCCTCGTCGTCGTACGGGCCTGCCGCGACACCGTCAACCACACCGCGCTCACTCTGGAGTCGCTCGCCCACCACGGCCTCGACCTGGCCGGGATCGTCATCGGCCGGTGGCCGGCCACGCCGGGGCCCACCGCGTGCGGCAGCGTGGCGGACCTGGAGATGCTCGCGGCCAGGCCGCTGGCGGGGGCGCTCCCCGAGGGCCTCGGCGGGCTCCGCGGTCGCCAGGAGTTCGCCGCCGCCGCGCGCGAGGGGCTGGGTGTCACGCTGGGCGGCTCGTTCGACCCCGTGTCCTTCAGGCAGCGCCACAGCCTCTAG
- a CDS encoding sensor histidine kinase translates to MKVPRPWSARAWLDTAHVMIGFPVGVLLGGLTLLLAVAPPLLRRALPWFTRVQRSRLHAFQGVRIPPVPAPAGWREPMTWRQIGYHLLSPVVGVAGAVLVALAWGGAVVGLLAFLPPKLQEPPLEFALDLRDNRVQLAFMLVGLALLVLAPFLARGMAALDLSVARALLGPSRTELGQRIETLTESRAGVIDAADAERRRIERDLHDGAQQRLVSLAMNLGLARATLTDLPEPAREAIEQAHEEAKQALKELRDFVRGLHPAVLNDQGLDAALSGVAARAPFPVKLRVDIERRTTPTIEAVAFFTVSEALTNIAKHAAATRAEVSVRRERDRLHVLVHDDGCGGARMDGGTGLRGLAQRIDSVDGTLRLSSPLGGPTTIEVELPCE, encoded by the coding sequence ATGAAAGTCCCCCGTCCGTGGTCGGCGCGGGCGTGGCTCGACACGGCTCACGTGATGATCGGCTTCCCGGTCGGCGTGCTGCTCGGCGGGCTGACGCTGCTGCTGGCCGTGGCGCCGCCGCTGCTGCGGCGGGCCCTGCCGTGGTTCACCAGGGTGCAGCGCTCGCGGCTGCACGCCTTCCAGGGCGTGCGGATCCCGCCCGTGCCCGCCCCGGCGGGCTGGCGCGAGCCGATGACGTGGCGGCAGATCGGCTACCACCTGCTGTCACCGGTGGTGGGCGTGGCCGGCGCGGTCCTGGTGGCGCTCGCGTGGGGCGGGGCGGTGGTGGGGCTGCTGGCGTTCCTGCCGCCGAAGCTGCAGGAGCCGCCGCTGGAGTTCGCGCTCGACCTCAGGGACAACCGGGTCCAGCTCGCGTTCATGCTGGTGGGGCTGGCATTGCTGGTGCTCGCGCCGTTCCTGGCCCGCGGGATGGCGGCGCTGGACCTGTCGGTGGCGCGCGCGCTGCTCGGGCCCAGCCGTACGGAGCTGGGCCAGCGCATCGAGACGCTGACCGAGAGCCGCGCGGGCGTGATCGACGCGGCCGACGCGGAACGCCGCAGGATCGAGCGCGACCTGCACGACGGCGCCCAGCAGCGGCTGGTCTCGCTGGCCATGAACCTGGGCCTGGCCAGGGCCACGCTGACCGACCTGCCCGAGCCCGCCCGCGAGGCCATCGAGCAGGCGCACGAGGAGGCCAAGCAGGCGCTCAAGGAGCTGCGCGACTTCGTCCGCGGCCTGCACCCCGCCGTGCTCAACGACCAGGGCCTGGACGCGGCGCTGTCCGGCGTGGCGGCCCGCGCGCCGTTCCCCGTCAAGCTGCGCGTCGACATCGAGCGGCGGACCACCCCGACGATCGAGGCGGTGGCGTTCTTCACCGTGTCGGAGGCACTGACCAACATCGCCAAGCACGCGGCGGCCACCAGGGCCGAGGTGAGCGTGCGGCGCGAGCGCGACCGCCTGCACGTGCTCGTCCACGACGACGGGTGCGGCGGTGCCAGGATGGACGGCGGAACCGGCCTGCGCGGCCTGGCCCAGCGCATCGACTCCGTGGACGGGACGCTACGGCTGTCCAGCCCGCTGGGCGGACCGACGACGATCGAGGTGGAGCTGCCGTGCGAGTAG
- a CDS encoding response regulator transcription factor yields the protein MRVVLAEDSVLLREGLIRLLAAAGMEVVAAVDEAEGLLRAAEEHRPELVVTDVRMPPTHTDEGLRAALVLRRQQPGLAVLVLSQYVEERYAAQLLASASAGGVGYLLKDRVADVAEFIDALRRVASGGTALDPEVVAQLLLRGNSDPLERLTPREHEVLRLMAEGRSNAGIGQSLVLSEGAVGKHIGNIFTKLDLPPAEGDHRRVLAVLQFLKIRSLP from the coding sequence GTGCGAGTAGTGCTCGCAGAGGATTCCGTGCTGTTGAGGGAGGGCCTGATCCGGCTCCTGGCCGCCGCCGGCATGGAGGTGGTGGCGGCCGTGGACGAGGCCGAGGGCCTGCTCAGGGCGGCCGAGGAGCACAGGCCGGAGCTGGTCGTCACCGACGTCAGGATGCCGCCCACGCACACCGACGAGGGCCTGCGGGCCGCGCTGGTGCTGCGCCGCCAGCAGCCGGGCCTGGCCGTGCTGGTGCTCTCGCAGTACGTCGAGGAGCGCTACGCCGCCCAGCTCCTCGCCTCGGCCTCGGCCGGGGGCGTCGGTTACCTGCTCAAGGACCGGGTGGCGGACGTGGCCGAGTTCATCGACGCGCTGCGCAGGGTGGCCTCCGGCGGCACCGCGCTGGACCCGGAGGTCGTCGCCCAGCTCCTGCTGCGCGGCAACAGCGACCCGCTCGAACGGCTCACGCCGCGCGAGCACGAGGTGCTCAGGCTGATGGCCGAGGGCCGCTCCAACGCCGGCATCGGGCAGTCGCTGGTGCTCAGCGAGGGCGCCGTCGGCAAGCACATCGGCAACATCTTCACCAAGCTCGACCTGCCGCCCGCCGAGGGCGACCACCGCCGGGTGCTCGCGGTGCTGCAGTTCCTGAAGATCAGGAGCCTGCCGTGA